ATCAATGGCATCAAGATCGCCGCAACGCTCATTCCAATCGGAGCGGTATTTGGTGAGTTTTTTGTGGGGAGCTTTCAAGCCGGGCGCGGCGGGCTGGGCCTGCTGGTCTTTATCTATAACAAAGAAACACTGATTCCCGAGCTCTTTGCCGTTGGACTCACCGCCTGTCTGCTGGGTCTGATCATTGTGACTACCGTGCAGATACTCAACTGGTGGCTGCTGCACAAATGGCACGATTCCTTTGCCAACTCAAACCGCGCATGAGGGGGACGGAGGGGAATCGGAGCCACTGCCATACTTCGGAAATTTCTCAAATTCCACTGCGCTTGGAAATGTGAAGAGCGTGGTGCCATGTGAAACCACAACCATCGAAGACACGCATTTCATCTGGATTTGATCCCACGCTACGACTCCCATGACCATCCGACCCTATCATTCGAACGACACTGATGCACTGATCCAGCTCTGGACCGATTGCAAGCTGACCATCTCCCGCAACAACCCTCGAAAAGACCTGCAGCGAAAGCTCGCAGAAAATCCTGATGAAATGCTTGTGGCGGAACAGGATGGCACCGTGATCGGCAGCTGCATGCTCGGCTACGATGGACACCGTGGGTGGATCTACTACCTCGCGGTATCCCCCGCCCACCAGCAACAGGGCATCGCGCGGAACCTGATGCAACATGCCGAAACA
Above is a window of Puniceicoccaceae bacterium DNA encoding:
- a CDS encoding GNAT family acetyltransferase, coding for MTIRPYHSNDTDALIQLWTDCKLTISRNNPRKDLQRKLAENPDEMLVAEQDGTVIGSCMLGYDGHRGWIYYLAVSPAHQQQGIARNLMQHAETLLRKRGCPKINLMVRESNREVIAFYHRIGYQQDAVITLSKRLEGDAPSA